Proteins co-encoded in one Xiphophorus hellerii strain 12219 chromosome 10, Xiphophorus_hellerii-4.1, whole genome shotgun sequence genomic window:
- the LOC116727002 gene encoding pentraxin fusion protein-like, translated as MTDGPPGSHTGSIVMAMTSSLCTSGEELWFPLLMRAADRAAGGKTNRFKMGVNAVTMVTVLLASLTPSFATQVGLSEKVLVFPYETDFSFVALIPQKEMALRAFTLCMRVATELPEERQIILFAYRTADYDELNVWREKDGRVSFYLSGDGVFFRLPPLSTFRTSLCLTWESRSGLAAFWADGRRSTYQVYKPGHSVRPKGTVLLGQDPDKHLGGLEATQSFVGEMTDVNMWDSVLSRSMIQAWHYGHKVPKGNIFDWASVEYELSGNVLVVDDD; from the exons ATGACCGACGGTCCTCCAGGCTCACACACCGGGTCCATTGTCATGGCGATGACATCATCACTCTGTACCAGCGGGGAAGAGCTCTGGTTCCCACTGCTGATGAGAGCAGCAGACcgagctgctggaggaaaaacaaaccgcttcaaaatg GGCGTCAACGCTGTAACCATGGTAACAGTTCTGCTCGCCTCTTTGACCCCTTCCTTCGCCACACAAG TGGGCCTCAGTGAGAAGGTCCTGGTCTTCCCGTATGAGACGGACTTCAGCTTCGTGGCTCTGATCCCGCAGAAGGAGATGGCGCTGCGGGCCTTCACGCTCTGCATGCGGGTGGCCACCGAGCTGCCCGAGGAGCGCCAGATCATCCTGTTCGCCTACCGCACCGCCGACTACGACGAGCTCAACGTGTGGCGCGAGAAGGACGGCCGCGTCTCCTTCTACCTGAGCGGCGACGGCGTCTTCTTCCGCCTGCCGCCGCTCAGCACCTTCCGCACCAGCCTCTGCCTCACCTGGGAGTCGCGCTCCGGCCTGGCCGCCTTCTGGGCGGACGGCAGGCGCAGCACCTACCAGGTGTACAAACCGGGCCACAGCGTGCGGCCCAAGGGCACCGTGCTGCTGGGCCAGGACCCGGACAAACACCTGGGCGGCCTGGAGGCCACGCAGAGCTTCGTGGGCGAGATGACAGACGTCAACATGTGGGACTCTGTGCTTTCCCGGAGCATGATCCAGGCCTGGCACTACGGACACAAAGTCCCCAAGGGGAACATCTTCGACTGGGCCAGCGTGGAGTACGAGCTGAGCGGCAACGTGCTGGTGGTGGACGACGACTGA